A region of the Candidatus Zixiibacteriota bacterium genome:
CGCGAGATTCCGTTCTACTTCGAGGATCTGCCACCGGATCTGGACGGTTTCCGGATCTTCCACTTTTCCGACAGCCACTTGGGACCGTACGTCGACAATGACGATGTGGAAGCGCTCTTGCTCAAGGCTGAGACATTTCAGCCGCACCTGATGCTGATTTCCGGAGATATCGCAGATGATTTGACAATGCTACCAACCTGTGTGCGGCAGTTCGAGCAGTTCAAGACGAAGTACGGCGCCTACGCCTCGATGGGCAATCACGACTATTATCGGGGTGCGCCGCAAGTGATCGCGCAATTTGAGCGGTCGAGCGTGCCGATGCTGATCGACCGCGGCGTGACGCTGAAGGTCGGCCGGACCGACCTGTATATCGGCGGGGCTGATGATCCGCGGCGGATGGGCGAGCCGGTCGATGACTTCCTGCGTGTTTCGGTCGAGCGCACTCTTAACGGCGCTCCGGGCCAAGGATTCAAAATCATCATGAGTCATCGGCCGAGCGGATTTGACCAATCGGCTGTGCAGGGCGTGGACTTAACGCTGGCGGGGCACACTCACGGCTGCCAGATCGGATTCATGGGAGAGCCGATTTTCAACGAGTGGGGCGGTGAGCGCTATGTTTGGGGCAAATACCGGAAAGGTAATTCACAGCTGTACACGTCCAGCGGCGTCGGCCACTGGTTTCCCTTCCGGCTGGGCTGCCCGACAGAAGCGCCGATTATTGTCCTGAAACGCGGGAAAGACCCGAGAGCCGTATCCGAACAAGCGGTTTAATCCCACATCTGCCCAAAACAAAAACGGCGGGTCTTCCGACTCGCCGTTTGCATTGCCCAAGACATTCCTTACACGCCGACCGGATCGCCGCGCCGTGCCTCCTGGATTGCGCGGACTTCCTTGACGATCTTTTCCGCTTGCCGCTTGATGGCGACCAGATTGGTCGAGGCATCCTCGTCGCGCACGCCAACGGTAGTGATGAGATGATCGGTCCGGGCCATGATCGAGGTAAGCGGCGTGGCCAGCCGGACCGGAAGATCGACGAAGACCTCGCCGAGGGTCTGCGTCCGCTCCAATTGGTTGACGCGGCGACGCAAAGCATCGACCTGCAGGGTATCGCCAATTCGTTCGAGGACATGCGCCATCACACCGGCCATACCGCGCGCAAACAGCGTATCCGCGAGTGAAAAGTGGCTGCGCTCCCAACAGCGCAACTCCGAAACCGTCAGCAGCCCGAGGACGCGGCTGTTGGCGACAATCGGAATAATCAGGGCCGACTGCACGCCGGCAACCGTGGTCAGGGAGATTTCGCCGTCATCCATGCTGATGTGTTCCTCGCGCTGATTGATCACGATCAACCGCCCGTGCTGGACGGCAGCATTATGCCAGCGCGCCGTGTTTAGCGGGACGCTCGTGACCGCAGCGGCCTGCGCGGAGACGTCGTGGCTGGCCGATTCGCCGACCAGCTCGATCGTATCGGCGCGATGGTCGTAGCGCCAGAGTCGGCAGAAGGTGGCGGGAAGCTTGTGGACCAGGAGCGACATCAATTCGGCCAGGAGGCGATCAGGCGTCTTCTCCTGAGCGACGATGCGCAGCGCGCCGGTCAGATCGAGCAGTTGGCGATTGAGTGTCACCAGTTGATGGTTCAGCTGGTCGACGCGGATCGCCGGCGCCAGGGTGGTAATCAGGTCGGCCGCGATCTGTTCGCCCAGCTGATACGGCAAAGTCGGGGACTCGGAGGCGAGTGTGATCGCGGCAATAACCAGATTGTTGTGCAAGACCGGGAAAGTGAGCGCGTAGTTGACGCCGCACGAACTGAGCCAACGGTCATCTTCGAAATTGCTGCGGGCGAGGTCGTCGGCGGCGATGAGTTGTGGGCTGGCGAAGACGCGGCCAAGCTGGGTCGAGTGAGTTGCGATCGATTTGTTGCGTTCGCTGATCAGGTTGCGGCCCTTGCCGACGCAATACTGCGTCACCTGGAATCCGCGCGGATCAAAGACAGCGATACGCAGCAGGTCGAACGAGAGAGAGCGCCGCAGGGTATCGTAGATGAGCAGCAGCTTGTCCTCCAACAACTCGGCATCCCCCAGTTCACGGCGGAGTTCTGCCAGGCAGGCATTGAGGGTGCGATGGGGAGCGCCGGCGCCCGTCGCCGGCTGCATGCCGAACAGCCTATTCGCCGATTGCAGAAGTGCCATCTGACGGTCCCCGGGAAATTCGCTGCTATCCCATTCCAGGAGCGCCAGGGTGAGATCATCGCCTTCGCGACCGGTCGGCATGACAACGGCGGGACACGCGTTATCACGCAATCCGTCCGACACGAAGACGAAATTGGCGGAATCGAGGAGTTGCCGGTATGGCATGAGCCGTCGCGAGAGGAGTTCCGTATCGAGGCCGGCAGCGGCAGGAGAGTTGACGACGCCGCCGGGTGACAGCTTCAGCCAAAGTGCCGGTCGGCAGTCGAGGAATTTTGTAAGCGTGGCGGCGATTTGTGCGGCTCGTTCGGCTGGCGCAACGGAGATGTGCAGTGAGGCGGACAGCTCGTGCATCAGAGCCAGTTGCGATTGCACGAGAGCCGCGGAATGGCGCGTATCCGCGATGGCGGTCAGCCAGTCATAGAGTCCCGAACCGAAGACGATCGCGCCAGCCGCCAGACAGACTGCTTCCGCAGTAATCACGGCTGCTGGTGTGATCAGGTAAGCAATTTCGGCCACCCAGCCGGCGCGTACACAGACGTGGATGAACAGCGCAACCAGCCAGAAGAGCTGTCCCATCATCAATTTGTTGTAGGTTGCGGGCACCTCGGCAAAGAACGTCTGGCGGATACGCGAGAAGCCGAAGGTCGATACGATGAGCACAATCAGCAGCAGATATTCAGTCACAGTTCTCCTCCTTGAGAGGCATGCTCTCCCCTGTACTCAATGTATCGACAATTGGAAGCTAACGATTACCGCCGGGGCGGCGGTCAGAACTTGCTGAGATTCTCGTGGATCGCCGCCGGAAGCTGCGCCGGCGACAAGGCGCCGAGATCGGTGACAAAGCTGGTGACCAGGCGATTGGGGGTTTCTTCGAAAAGCCGGTCGATGCGGGTAATCCGGTCGGCGATCGGGACGGCCGATTCATGGCGCGACGGCCGCAGATGTGCCGGCGCCAGCTTGCTGCGATCAGCCAGAACATAGACCGGCAGGCGCAGGTCGGCGGCAAAGCGGCAGAGGGCATGCGTGCCAACCTTGTTCGTGAAATCGGCTTCGGCGATCCAGTCGGCACCGAGCAGGACGGCGTTTACCTCTTTCAGGAAGGTGAGGCGGGCATCATCGGGAAAGATGGTGACGGCGAATTTATCAGCCGCCAGCTTGGTGGCCAAGCGCAGACCTTCGACATCAGGGCGCGCCTCAGACAAGAAGATTCTGGTCTTGCGATTGAAAATCTCGGTCACGGCCTGTTCGAGGATGCCGGAATTGCTGTGCAGCATGATCGCCTCCCAGTTGGAGCCGATCGGCCAGAAATGGCTTACGATTTGAGTGCGGGCCAGCTGATGGTCAGCAGTCAGGCGCTGCAAGAGTTCGCGCAGGTGAGCCGTGAGGTCGCTACCGCCACCGCCAGTGACAGCGGCGGCTAGCGCTGCGCCGGCGTAATGGAAACAGGCCATTTCGCGACGCGTTGCAGTGACCGCTGCCGGCAGTTCAACCAGGTTGGCGCCGACCAACTCCGACTGATTCAACGCGGTTGTCAGGATGCTCAAGAGTTGTTGGTACAATTGCGACGAGCCGCTAGTGCGATCGGCGCGCAGCGGTTCAAGCAGTCTGGCCCAGTCGTGCATGGATCTTGCTCGTGTTTTTGAAGTGCGTTTTGGCGACGTCCGCCAGTTTCATGTCGCCGTGTTGGCGGACGAATCGAGCGCCGACTTCGTCGACGATGGCGCCGCCGCCTTTCGGCAGTGCGATTGCAAATTCCGCTGAAAGTCGTTGCAGGCGGTCGAGGAATTCCGCACGGGCAATGATCGAAGCGACCGCGACGGCCGGCTCGGCTTCGCCGCGTACCCGTTGGACGATTTCGACATTGCGCCCCTTCTCCATCAATGCGCCGTTGAGCACATGGGCCTTAGCAAACTGATCGCTGACAACCCGGGAACAATCGACCTTTTCCAGCAGGTTTTCGATGGCGCGGGCATGCCCCCAAGCGAGCAGTTTGTTAAGGTTGCCGATGCGAGCGTAGAGCTCGTTGTACTTGGCGGGCATAATTACGACGAGGGCGTGCGGCACGTCGCGCCGCAGCCGTGCGGCCACAGTGAGCGCGCGCTGGTCGGAAAGCAGTTTTGAGTCGCGGACATTGAGTTCATCGAGCAGCGGCCGCTCCAAGACGCTGATCGCTGCCGCCACCACCACCAGCGGGCCGAAATAGTCGCCCTTGCCGGACTCATCGACGCCGCCAACGTAGTCGCTCAAGCGCCGCTCCTACGCGCGCTCGAGATATTTGCCGGTACGCGTATCGATCTTGATCATGTCGCCTTCCTTGATGAACAGCGGCACGCGGACATCCAAACCGGTTTCGACCTTGGCGTTCTTGGTCACGTTCGAGACGGTATCACCCTTAACGGACGGCTCGACCTCGATCACCTTGAGGATGACCGAAGTGGGCATGTCGAGGTTGATCGGCCGGCCCTCGAAGTAGAGGATCGTGTATTCGGCATTCTCTTTGAGGTAGTCGGCGTAGCCCTCCAATTGTTCCTTGGTCAGGAAGAACTGGTCGTAAGTAGCGGCGTCCATGAAGTAGTACTCGTCGTCGCTGTGATACAGATACTGAGTTTTCTTGTGCTCGAAGTCGGGGATATTGAAATTTTCTCCGGAGGCGAAGGTGCGCTCCACGACCTGGCCGGTCTTGATATTTTTCAACTTGGTCCAAACGTTGGCGCGGCCGCGGCCGGTCTGCGAGCGCAGAAAGTCGATGATGTAATAGGGTTCTCCTTCGATGGCAATCTTCATACCGATTCGAAAATCGCTGGTTGAAATCATTATTCCTCCGTTGGCGCCAATCGGCGCGGTCGCAATCTAACAAAGAAAAATATAATACCTCACGTTGCCCGCCTGAGGCAAGCGAATAAGTGCCCGCGGCGGCATTCGCCAGTCCGTTGCCGGGCATCACCATCGCTCGAAATATGCCATCTTCCCTACCCGCGTACCTATCGGTTGAATCCCACAATCCACCGCAAAAGCGACCGTTTCAGAGTGCACCGATCCTGCTTAATCACAACAGGATCGCCAAGTTAGGGCGGCCCTAATTGTCGGCACGTCGATTGCGCCAATCAGCAGGCAAATCACCTGTTCTGGGGAGGTAACAAACCGATGAAGGAGCAAAAGACGGCCCGAGGCCGGCTGCTGGCTGTTGGCGCGCTGTTGATCGCGACGGCGGCCCTTGTGGTCAGCTGCGGCATTGAAGCACCGAAGGCCCCCAGCTGGGATACCACGCTGACGGTGCCATTAATCAACCGCACATTCACGTCCGGCGAGCTGTTCGACAAACTCGCCAGTGCGAATATCACCACCGACAGTCTCGGCAACAACATTTTCCAGGTAATGCAGCAGCTTGATACGGTGCGGCTGGAATCGATTCTGGAGGTCGATCCGATCGCGGACGACTACGCCAAAGCTGTCGGTTCAATCAGAATGGCGCAACCGGCGGATTTGACGCAAAGTATCAACCTGGCCGATCACATGTCGCTTGTCCTCGGCGAGGTCCCGGATACCGGCATGGCGGTCGCCACCGAGTTTGGTCCGGCAGACTCCTTCACGGAGGCGGTTGTTGACCAGGGGACACTATCAATCACGGCGACCAACAACACTGGATTTGACCTGGACTCGCTGACCGGCGAACTGCGTCATCCGGTGAGTCATGCACTGATCGCTCGATTCGTGGCGCCGGGGGGGTTGGCGGATAACGCCAGCCACACTCAGCAGTTTTCGCTGGACGAGCAGGCGCTCGCGGCGGACGCGGATTTTGACGTCTATTTTCACACGCCGGGCGGTCCGGCGCTGTCGCTGGCCGATCGCGCGATCGATTTTCGGCTGCAATTCGGCAATGAGATCTATGTCAGGTCGATTACCGGCGCCGTGGCGGAATTCGAGACGGAGCTTGATCAACGGATCGGGCTCGACGAGTCAGTAGAGATTCACTCGGCACGGTTAGCCGGCGGGCAATTGCACTTTGTGGCGGTCAACAATCTGCCTTTGGGCGCGCAGTTGACGGTGACGGTTCCCGAGCTGACCACTGGCGGGCAGCCACTGCAATTCACGATCAATCCGGCGGCGCATTCACAGCAACAATACCAGCTCGATTTGGCGGGCTGGACGTTGATTCCGGTTGACGATTCACTGCAGGCCAGAATCGAAGCGCAGATTCCCAGCAGCAACGGCGGTTACGTTTCGATCGACGAGAACGATCGTTTCGATATCCACTTCAGTGTCGACGCCATCGAGATCGCGCAAGCAACCGGCATCGTACCACCGACGCAAGTCGAGTGGGACGCTACCGACGTAGGCATTGAAGTGCCGACGGGTTTTGAGACGGCGTCGCTCGAACTGGTCGAACTCGTCATCACCATTGCCAATCGGAGCGAGCTTTCCGGCGATATCGAACTTGCGTTGAACGCCTCCAACGGCAAGTCGCTGACGGTGAACGGTACAATCGCTTCGGGAAGTACGCAGAGCGCCGCCGTCAGCGAGATCTATTCCGACCAAGTGGCTGATCTGCTCTCGCCGCTCCCGGACCAGATTCGCGTGGCGGGCATCACGCTCCTGGGCGACGGCGTTACCACGGTTGATTTCTCCGCTGCTGACTATATCACCGCAACGGCGCGGTTGACGGCGCCGATGGCGTTCAGCCTGACGGCGGCGACGGTCGATGGCGACCTTAACGAACTGAAGGTCGACGAAGAGATTTCTGATCGGGCCGACCGGCTACACAGCGGCCACTTCCAAGGCACGATCACGAATCATCTGCCGTTGGGGGCTACGATAGAAATCCACATCGCCGCCAATCCGGACGACGTTCTGGCGCAGCCGCAGGTCGTGATCGGGCCACTGGAGTTTACGATGGCGCCGGTGGACGGCAACGGTCTGGTGACCCAGGCGTTGAGCAGTGACAATGACATCGAATTGACGCAGGAGGATCTGGGGGTTTTTGCCAACCGCACGCTTTATGTCGCTCCGGTGCTCGTCATTGCCGGAACGAACGGTCAGGTCGTGCGCATCCGCGCCAACGACTACCTCACGATATCAGGAACTCTGGAGATCCAGGCGCGCGTCGGCGGGGAGGATTTTTAATGAAACGAAACAAAATCAAAGCGATTGCGGTCGCAGCGAAACGCTCGCTCTCAGCGACCGAGCTGGGGTTGCTGGTGTTGTCGGCCATCGTGCTGGCGCTGATCCTCAGCCTGAGCGCCCGCGGTCAATCGACACGCAGCGCACGGTCGCTGGGAATGGCGGATAGCTATTTTCTGTTGTCGGCCAACAGTGACGGCGCCCTGCTGAATCCGGCCAACCTGGCATTGGCGCGCGAAAAGACGCGTTCCTTGAAGCTGATTTCGGTGGCCGGGTATGCGGCGAACAACGCGTTTTCGCTGTCGGACTACAAGAAGTACAACGGCGAATACCTTGATGAGAGCGACAAGCGCGACATTCTGAACAAGATCCCAACCGAGGGACTGCTGTTTGATGCAGCCGCCACAGCCGGAACGATGTCGTTCTCTGTCGGGACGCTGGCGATCAATGCCGAAGTCATCGGCGGCGGCCGCGGTAACCTCTCGAAAGATCCGATCGAGTTAGCCCTGATGGGCAACAAGATCGGTCAAGTGGTGACGGTTGCCGGCTCAGACGGCGAGTCCTGGGCAGCGGCTTCGATCGGGCTATCGTACGCGCGGCCGGCCGGCCGGATTTTTGGACGCGACTTTGCCGTGGGCGGTACGCTCAAGTATTTGCAAGGGCTGGGCTACTTCGCCGCGACAGAACTGACCGCGCAGGCGGTGACGCTGGCGAGCGGCATCGACGGCGAGGGCGGTCTCAAGACGATCAGTTCCACCGGCGGCAGCGGCTATGCCTTCGATCTGGGCTTCGCGGCGCAGGGAGCTTTTGCACAGTACGGCATTGCCGTGCGCAACATGATCGGCCGGATGAACTGGACGAAGGAAGTCGAGCACACCGAGTACACATTTCACATCGATAACATGACCATCGACAACGCTGACGACGACACGATTGTCGTGAGCGACGAGGTCAAATCGTCGTTGGTCTCCTACACCACCCGACCGCCAGTCGAAGTAGAGGTCGGTGCGGCGCGGCATTTCGGCAAAATCCTGACGGCCGTTAGCCTGCGGCAGGGCTTTACCGACGCCGTCTTCATTTCGAAGACTCCGCGCCTGGCGGCGGGATGCGAGTATCCGCTGGCCGGCCTGTTGGAGCTGCGCACCGGCATGGCGTTTGGTGGGGTGGATGACTTCTCACTGGGGCTCGGGCTGGGTTTGAATTTCGGTCCGGTCAATATGGACTTGGCTTACGCGTCCTCGGCGAAACTGCAGCCGTGGGACGGCAATGGCGCCAAGCTGGCATTCTCGACAATACTTGAGTTTTAGCTAAGGAGGATCCCGTGAAAATCCGTAAATCGATGCTTCTGATGCTCGGCCTGTTGCTGATCGGCGCGCTGATCGCCTCCGGTGTCGACGCCATGCCGCCGCACCCCAGCTTGCTGGAGAGCCAGGATCGTGACGGACGGCCGGAGTTGTCGCCGTTGCACAGAGTGTGTCCGCAGCCGACTCCCCTGGCCGGATCGCCGGACGGGCGTGGTTTCGGCGCCCCGCTGCGGTTCGGCGGTGCAGCCCCAACAGCGACCGGCAATATTCTGTGCATCCTAATCGAGTTTTCGGACAAGGCGGCGCAGGCTACTGCGGTCTCGTTCGACAGCCTGATCTTCGGTAGTTATCAAGGCACAGTGAAGCACTATTACAATGAAGTCTCGTATGGCTCGTTCGACGTGGTGACCGTCAATTATCCGTCGACGATCGACTGGCAGACGGCACCGCAAACGTACGCTTACTACTGCAACGGCAATAACGGCCTCGGTTCCTATCCGCAGAACACGCAGAAGCTGTTCGAAGATGTGATCGATCTGGTTGATCCCGTTGTCAATTTCGCCAACTACGATAACAATGGGGACGGTTACGTTGATGCCGTGATGCTGGTGCATACCGGCCCCGGCGCGGAACTGACCGGCAGCGATTTTGATATTTGGTCGCATGCCTGGGGCATCACCCCGAAATCGAAGGACGGCAAATGGCTGTCGCGCTACGCGATAATGCCGGAGTATTGGACGACTGTCGGCGACATGACTTGCGGCGTCTTTGCACACGAAATGGGTCATGCCTATTTTGAGTACCCTGACTTGTATGACATCGATTACACGTCGCGCGGCGTCGGCCGCTGGTCGCTGATGGCGGGCGGCTCGTGGAACGGCACACTCGGCAATTCGCCGGCGCATCTGGACGCCTGGTGCCGACTGCAGGCCGGCTTCACGACGGCCACCAACGTGCTGGCCAACCAGATCAACCAATCGATCCCGAATGTCGAGCAGAACGCCTCCGGCGCTATTTTCCGGCTCTGGACCAACGGCACGGTCGGGAATCAGTATTTCCTCGTGGAGAATCGGCAGAAACTCGGTTACGACGCACAACTGCCGGGCGCGGGGCTGTTGATCTGGCATATTGACGATGGCGTAAATCCGGGTGACAACAGCGACAACTCCGACGAGTGGTATCCGGGGCACACCAGTTCCGGGCATCTCCGCGTAGCGATCGAACAGGCGGACGGGCTCTTCGAACTTGAGAAGAACCTCGACAACGGTGATGCCGGCGATCCCTTCCCGGGAACTACGAATAACACGGCGTTCACCAGTCTGGCGACCCCCAATTCCAACGACTATTTGGGTCTCGGGACGCTGGTCTCGGTGACCAACATCTCGGCATCGGCCGCGACGATGAGCGCCGATCTGGCGGTGAGCTTGATCGCCGATGTCGATGACTATGCCTACGACGGCGTATTGCCGGATGAGTATGCGCTCGACCAGAATTGGCCGAATCCGTTCAATCCCGTCACCAAGATCTCATTTGATTTGCCGAAGACCGGCGCAGTGACGCTGGCGGTCTACAATCTGCTGGGTGAAAAGATTGAGACGTTAGTGGACTGCGTGCTGCCGGCGGGCAAGCACTCGTTTAGTTGGCGGGCCGATCAGAACGGGCGCGACCTGGCTTCAGGTGTGTACTTCTACAAGTTAAATACCGAAGGCGCTTCGTTAAGCCGCAAGATGCTGCTGCTGAAGTAACAGCGCGGAAACAGTGCTGGGGGACTCGGCTGCTCCTTCCGAGTCCCCTACATTGGCGTGAGAGGTTCACCGCCACCCGGACCGATGGAGCCGTTCCCGATATCGCCAATCGGAGGAAGATCGGGATCGAAGTCGGGTGGAAAGCCGCCGTTGGACTTCCCATTACCGCCATTTCCCCGGCCCTTCCGCTTGTACTCGGCGTAACAAGTCCGGCATCGTTTCGGGTCTTCGGTAAAACCCTTCTCGGCGAAATATTCTTGAGCGCTCTCGGTAAAGGCGAATTCCTCTTTGCAGTCGACGCAAATCAGGATTTTCACCCGATAATGTTTGTCCATAAATCCCCCCGTCCCGGATTATGGATTGTTAGTTACTACACGAAGTAGCTGCTCGATTCCATCCTCACTAATGGCGCGCATCCATGCGCAGTCAATGATTGCCCAAGGGGTATTTCGCCATACCCGCTCGATTATATCTCAGTCCACGATTTGAAAGTCAACTAAAATTTCTGCAACGGCTTACGGAAATGCCGCAACAACACTCCCGGCGGTCGCAGCCGCCGCTGCGACTACTGCAGCTTGAGCATTTTGCGAATTTCGGAGTAGCTGCCCGCCTCGAGCCGGTAGAAGTAGACACCACTCGATACCGAACGCCCGAACTGATCGGTGCCATCCCAGGTGACGCTGCGGAATCCGGCCTCCTCGTAGCTGTCGACGAGAATCCGGACGGTCTGGCCGAGGATATTGTGCACGGTCAGACGAACATTGCAGCCCTCCGGCAGCGCATAACTGATTTGCGTCTGCGGATTGAAGGGGTTCGGATAATTCTGCAGCAAGGTGAATTCGCGCGGCAGCACCGATTCTGCCGCCAGCGAACTGACGATCGCCAACATCCGATTGCCGCTCTCGCTGCCGGAGAGCGCTGCGAGCGCCGGTCGCAATTGGCGGAAGCCCTCGGCGTACTGCCGGAAGTCCACGGCATCGGTCAAGGTCGGCGCAATCAACTGGTGCGACGAACTCCAATTCTGCGCGATGGTCAAGAGATCGGCGATGTCGATTGCGCCGTCACCGTCGGCGTCGGCATAGGTTGCCCGCGGGTCAGCCCATTCTTGCGCCTGTTTGGGCGCCCAGCCGTTGCCTTCACCGTAGAGATTGCGCGCCGGGCCTTCCTGTCCGAAGAAGACACCCAGCGGCAGAACGTCGGCTTCGTTGACGTTTCCGTCATTATTGCAGTCCCCCGGATAAACTGCCGGTCCTGTGACAAAGCGGAAGACGTAGTCGTCCACGGGCGAGCCTTCGGCGAGATTGTTGTTGTTGCCATCGAGCGAATTGCCGGACTGATCGCGCACAGTGCCCAACAGGCGCACGATAATGGTATCATACGGCGGCAGTTTCGCCGCCGGCACCAGCCGCAGGCGGGTGTTATCGTTCAACACCGTGAAGGTCCCGGTAATCTGCTGCTGAGCGAGCCGGGCGCGCACATCGATGCGTCCGGCATCGAGGGTCGAATCGGCGAGGGGCTCGTTGAGATCAATCAGGATATCGCTGCCGATCAGCACGTGATCGGCCTCAGCGGCCGGCACGGTCGCGACCACTTTCGGCGGTTTCTGTTCGGGAATCGCCTGTGCCGCCAGAGAGACATAGAGTGTTTCGGCTACCGGGTCGTTCGAGACGATCCGCAGAGTCCCCTGCGCCGGTCCGATCGCGGTGGGATCAAACCGTACCGGGATCTTGAAGACGCCGCCGGGCTGAATCGCCGTGCTGGCAGTGGCCAGGGGCGTAAACTGCGGTTCATCACTGAGCACATTCGAAACGGTGAAGCTCAGGAGCGGGTCCTGGGGGAACTGCAAGCGATTGTTGACATACACGGTGTCGATGTCGGTCTCATCCTCCTGAACAAGGCCGAAATCGAGAACCGCCGGAGTCACTGCGGCAATCGACAACGGATTGGAATAGAACTGCAGTCTGATCGTATCGCGCGGCGCATTACGGGCGGAAACGGCGACGACCTGAAGATCATAAGCACCTTTGGCCAGGTCGTTCGACATGGTCACGGTCGCCGTGAAGCTCTGATTGGCGAGGACTTGGGAAGAACTCAATTGTACCGTTGCCGTTCCCCGCCGCGGCGTTTGCAGAACTGACGCGTTGAGATTGATGCCATATTCATACGGGCCAAACAAGGTATCGACGTTAATTGTGAAGCGGCGCTGCAACGGCGCAGTAAGGGAGTCGACCGCAAGGAGGCGCAGATCAAAGCCGGTCGCGCGAATATAGTCGAGGCGAATGTCGCGATCACCGGTACCGCATTCGTTGGAGGCCACGAGGTCGACCTGGTAGATTCCCGGCCGTAAATAAGTGTAGGTCGGCGATTGCTGGGTCGAGGTGCCGCCATCGCCAAACGCCCATTCCCAGCCGGTAGCCGGATAGTCGGAACTGCCGGTGAAATTGACTTGCAGCGGCGCCGAGCCGGTGAGGGGTGTGCCGGAAACAGCTGCAGCCGGCGCATCGATCACGTTGATCGCGAGCAGCATCGTGTCCTCGCCACAACCGTTGGCGGCAATCAAGCGCACGTTGTTGGCGCCAACGATATTGAACTGATGGGAGGGATTGGCCGTGGTGGAAGTACCACCGTCGGAGAATTGCCAGGCGAAGGTCAGGTCGGCTCCAAGCGACGTGCTGCTGAAGTTTACGGTCGTACCGACACAGATGGTGGTGTCGCTTGCCGTGAATGCGGCCTGCGGCGCCGCCAGTACCGTGATCGGCCGTGTGATCGTCACGGTATCTGTCTCGCACATGAACGTGGCACTGATCGTCAGGTCACCGGCGATCAGGAACGTTTTCGGAGACATGATCTCATCCCAGACATAGAACGTGTCGACGTCCCCATCGCCAAAATTCCAGATCGAAGTTTGCCAGTAGGCGTTGTAGGCGGGAGTAAAGTCGACCAATTCGCCGACGCAGGGCGTCAGCGGCAACCAGGTGAAGTCCTCGACCGCCAGCTTGCAGTTTTCGTACGGGCCGATGTCGTTGGCGGCACCGACGAAGCGGGAGCTGCCCGCGAAGTCGTTAAAGTGCGCCCAGTAGGGCAAATTGCGGCCGGCATCAATGAGCGGCGAATTCGAAGACAGGCGAAAATCGCCGCCGGCGAGATTGACGAA
Encoded here:
- the rnhC gene encoding ribonuclease HIII, with amino-acid sequence MSDYVGGVDESGKGDYFGPLVVVAAAISVLERPLLDELNVRDSKLLSDQRALTVAARLRRDVPHALVVIMPAKYNELYARIGNLNKLLAWGHARAIENLLEKVDCSRVVSDQFAKAHVLNGALMEKGRNVEIVQRVRGEAEPAVAVASIIARAEFLDRLQRLSAEFAIALPKGGGAIVDEVGARFVRQHGDMKLADVAKTHFKNTSKIHARLGQTA
- a CDS encoding GAF domain-containing protein — translated: MTEYLLLIVLIVSTFGFSRIRQTFFAEVPATYNKLMMGQLFWLVALFIHVCVRAGWVAEIAYLITPAAVITAEAVCLAAGAIVFGSGLYDWLTAIADTRHSAALVQSQLALMHELSASLHISVAPAERAAQIAATLTKFLDCRPALWLKLSPGGVVNSPAAAGLDTELLSRRLMPYRQLLDSANFVFVSDGLRDNACPAVVMPTGREGDDLTLALLEWDSSEFPGDRQMALLQSANRLFGMQPATGAGAPHRTLNACLAELRRELGDAELLEDKLLLIYDTLRRSLSFDLLRIAVFDPRGFQVTQYCVGKGRNLISERNKSIATHSTQLGRVFASPQLIAADDLARSNFEDDRWLSSCGVNYALTFPVLHNNLVIAAITLASESPTLPYQLGEQIAADLITTLAPAIRVDQLNHQLVTLNRQLLDLTGALRIVAQEKTPDRLLAELMSLLVHKLPATFCRLWRYDHRADTIELVGESASHDVSAQAAAVTSVPLNTARWHNAAVQHGRLIVINQREEHISMDDGEISLTTVAGVQSALIIPIVANSRVLGLLTVSELRCWERSHFSLADTLFARGMAGVMAHVLERIGDTLQVDALRRRVNQLERTQTLGEVFVDLPVRLATPLTSIMARTDHLITTVGVRDEDASTNLVAIKRQAEKIVKEVRAIQEARRGDPVGV
- a CDS encoding metallophosphoesterase, translating into MLLLALGQVILLRVMNTIWWRKRPIKRVSLGLLFFTLAAAAGWAIVAYFRISPTFTYIFATATSLAAILSFALLVSLPFSGVLNTIEYWIARIQTKRAPAASDEPGSKQRRLVLQTAAAFFPLSAVALGSGGMSKAFSGVDVREIPFYFEDLPPDLDGFRIFHFSDSHLGPYVDNDDVEALLLKAETFQPHLMLISGDIADDLTMLPTCVRQFEQFKTKYGAYASMGNHDYYRGAPQVIAQFERSSVPMLIDRGVTLKVGRTDLYIGGADDPRRMGEPVDDFLRVSVERTLNGAPGQGFKIIMSHRPSGFDQSAVQGVDLTLAGHTHGCQIGFMGEPIFNEWGGERYVWGKYRKGNSQLYTSSGVGHWFPFRLGCPTEAPIIVLKRGKDPRAVSEQAV
- a CDS encoding zinc-ribbon domain-containing protein; amino-acid sequence: MDKHYRVKILICVDCKEEFAFTESAQEYFAEKGFTEDPKRCRTCYAEYKRKGRGNGGNGKSNGGFPPDFDPDLPPIGDIGNGSIGPGGGEPLTPM
- a CDS encoding M6 family metalloprotease domain-containing protein; this translates as MKIRKSMLLMLGLLLIGALIASGVDAMPPHPSLLESQDRDGRPELSPLHRVCPQPTPLAGSPDGRGFGAPLRFGGAAPTATGNILCILIEFSDKAAQATAVSFDSLIFGSYQGTVKHYYNEVSYGSFDVVTVNYPSTIDWQTAPQTYAYYCNGNNGLGSYPQNTQKLFEDVIDLVDPVVNFANYDNNGDGYVDAVMLVHTGPGAELTGSDFDIWSHAWGITPKSKDGKWLSRYAIMPEYWTTVGDMTCGVFAHEMGHAYFEYPDLYDIDYTSRGVGRWSLMAGGSWNGTLGNSPAHLDAWCRLQAGFTTATNVLANQINQSIPNVEQNASGAIFRLWTNGTVGNQYFLVENRQKLGYDAQLPGAGLLIWHIDDGVNPGDNSDNSDEWYPGHTSSGHLRVAIEQADGLFELEKNLDNGDAGDPFPGTTNNTAFTSLATPNSNDYLGLGTLVSVTNISASAATMSADLAVSLIADVDDYAYDGVLPDEYALDQNWPNPFNPVTKISFDLPKTGAVTLAVYNLLGEKIETLVDCVLPAGKHSFSWRADQNGRDLASGVYFYKLNTEGASLSRKMLLLK
- the efp gene encoding elongation factor P — its product is MISTSDFRIGMKIAIEGEPYYIIDFLRSQTGRGRANVWTKLKNIKTGQVVERTFASGENFNIPDFEHKKTQYLYHSDDEYYFMDAATYDQFFLTKEQLEGYADYLKENAEYTILYFEGRPINLDMPTSVILKVIEVEPSVKGDTVSNVTKNAKVETGLDVRVPLFIKEGDMIKIDTRTGKYLERA